CGGCACCGTTGTCTTGTAATCGTTACTTTAATTCTTCTAGAGGAGCACCATTTGTTGCTACAAGAAAACTGCGATGCGGGAAATCACATGTTGATATTAATGATGAGTGCGCGAATTTATTTGTAGTAGTACATTTTATGAATCGCGCCGCAGTGATTAAAGCTGACGTAGGTAACGTGGGGCTTATAGGACCGTCGTCGGATGCTACTGCTAGGGTGTCTGCATATTCGTTCACCGCTAGAGAAGAGTTTTTGGGCTTGCTCTTCTACTTCAGCTAAAGCTATGGCGCATGCCCACTGCGGCAGGCTGCCGAAAATGATGTACCAAATTTGTTCAAAGTGGCACGATTGAAACGGAGGATGAAGAACATCATGTTAGCTTTAATTTAAACGACGAAGTATTAAGGATGGCGTAAGAATGAAATTGGAGGAAAACATGCGTTGTCGCAGTCGGGCGCCGGATCCAAATCTCTTGCACGCGGCCATATTACACAAATCTTGCGGCTCTTTAGCTTTTAGGCTATCGCGACTGCTACCCCTTCCATCAACGTTTTCTGGGCATTTCTGTATGCGTACAAGATTAGTTAGCGGAGTTTTAACTGGGAGACAGCGAAGGAACACACGTTGTGGATGCTATAGTCGAAGCAAAGGGAGAAATTGACACTGACGATTGCGTTCTGACAGCATTATAGTATATTTATTATAATGAAAAATATATTTCGATGAAACGCTCCTAAGACGGCATTTTAGTGCTTACAGTGTATAACCGAAATTGTAATGGTGTGTTGGAAGGGGCCCTTTAACCGCGGGCCGCACGTAGTATGTCAGTATAACAACAGCCAACTTATCGGTCAGTTACCTGAATGAAGGTCACTTATTGGTTAAATAGACACTAAAGGCGAGCGATTAAATCAGTTTTGAATAAAAAGTGATTTCACCGAAAGCTACATTCTTTAATTTGATGTAAGATcatcattacaaaaaaaaaactttttttattattttcacgACGAAACACCATTGCCAGCCCGTTAGCATGATGAAATTTATTTTCCTGTATTTCTTTAGTACGGCTGCCGTTGTAGAGCCTAGCAGACGTTGTGAAAACATgctaagttcagtgtttgacACATTAAGAGTACAATGTAATCTAAATTTAGTGATACAATGTGATCTATGTTTAGCAATAAAGTACCTACAACGCCCAAACAGGGAATGTTAAACATGCGTGACGTCATAGCAGGCTTGTGCGGAAACTTCAGGACGGTGGCGCCGGCCGTCTTCTGTTCGTGGCCGCTATTCGAGACCTTGTCACAATCCACCATATTATTACATTTggtgatggcggcattttgaaTCAATCAGACAGGCCATAGCAGCCATCTGGGCCTGTTCTGGGCCAATCAGAAGTGAACCAGATGGTTTTTTGTTTTGCTACTTGTCGCTGGGCCAGTTGGCGTATCAAGACAACGGTGCCGAGTCCCCCCAAAGAACTTTTACCTCCACATGTGTGCTCTGCCTATATCGCCCTTGTGCCCCTTATGCAATGAGAATGAATCTCCGGAACACTTCCTTTCGACATGCCGCCGTTACATTACTCAGCGGAAAAGCTTTCTGAGAAGGACTCTCGCAAAACTTTGGCTTGAAATTGACTTTTCCTGTAGCTCTTTCTTGGGGGCAAgtactgggttacagccacaggaacgtttgtgaagccatCTGCATCTTTCTGCATGAGACAAAACGTACTGCATGTTAGAATTCTTCCAAATACTTAATATGCTCACAAAATTCACAAAATACCTAGATAATTCATTTATAATACCTGCAACGGTAGACATCTTAAATTCCATTTGCAAGATGCTTATTTCACTTCACCGTAgcttaattttaaaaaatgctaACAGTTGCTCCACCGCGCAATCCACGGCCGATCCCCCAAGGTGGGTTGCTCCATTTCCCTAGGGAAGAAGACCAGGAACATGAATATTATCATATGGATGTTGGTGCAGCTGTCATGGGGTATATAATTAAATCAGGACGAGTTCCTTCTTcaattcaaaaattttttttcgcaattcATTTCTTTATTGATTCAAAATTTCTCAATGGTGATTCTTTTGAGACTCTGATGATCTTTTTCTTAAATCaccccattcttggccaataGCCCATAGTGGGTGTGAGCCAGTCTCGGAGGAAAGCAAAGCGAAGCAAAGCGAAGCAAAGCAAAACGGCTGCCGTGATGAGACCCGAGCACCACCGGATATCGGCGATGCCAGTAAGTACGAGGGCAGCGTGCCTGCATCTTCGACAGTGAACAAGGGAAGCTGGAGTGCCTTAGCTTCTCGTTGAGGTTTCTTGACGAAGAGGCGAAATTGGGACTGTCAGGCCAGGCGTGGTCACATGGTGGTAATAGACCCGGGCCTAATGTAGGCACGCGCCGGCTCAAATACTTCGATTATTGATTCGACGTTCACGATATCTCTCTATTCTGTCTCCTTATGTCTCTTTTTCAATGTTGATTCGCTCACTTCTTACCTTATTCATTTCACTTGCAATTACGGCGAGCTTTCCTGCTTAGTGTGGGCGCTTGCTCGAACCTAAATTTGTCTTGCCATGAGACAACCAGGCGAGCCAATTCGGCAGAAAACGTAGTCTAGGGTGCAATGTGCTTAAATTTCGACAATATTGGAGTTAATTACCCCGTTCTCTTAATTTTATCTACTCAGCGACTAATTCTCGCTTCATGAAGGCACCCGCGAGGCTGCTTTCCAGATATGATTGATTCGCGCGAACCCAACTTAGCCCAAACGAGATCGCTCTATTTCTCAAAAATATGCCGTATGGCGGCTTTGCCTCAGCATGACTCTTTCTGCGGCGGTGCACGCTTTAGAGGGGCACTATGCCCCCCATGAGGTGAATTTCGactatattggcgctaattacgcCCGCATCATATTTTCTTTTACCTACTTTGCGACTATGTCTTCCTTCTGTCTTGTCGCGTTGACACCTAGGTTTTCATACTGCAGACATCATTAACTATAGCGTGAGAAACATCGGACAACAGCAAGAACCAGAAAGGACAGTGCGCTTTCGTCCTGTCGTCCTTTGTTTTTCTCGCGCTGGTTAGTGCATCAAGTCTATACTAAACACCGACTAGCCTAACTGTATTCGCTAAATACATTTTCCTATTTGTTCCGACTAGCTACGATGTTCTGGGGGCGCAAAAGGGCCGTTTTTCATCTGGAAGTGCTTACAAGGTTACCAGATCCCAGATGCGCCAACACCGTGTGAAATCGGCttagaagaccttgtcttcaaaatTATCTAGCACAGCTACGGAACGTGACAGTGCTTCCGTACGCTGCGCTTCTAGAACTACGTGCCAAATCGTGAAAGCCTCCGCACTTGAAACCACGAATTATTTTGAGCGCCACCTTCGGAAATCAAACGAAAGTGAAGTGACGTCGCTTTATCACATTTGTAACACATAATGTACAGAAAGAAGTGAAGCCACTGTAAGAGTGATTGTTGCGAACACTTTCTGCCCTACGACGCGACGGAGGCAGTCCTGATGTCGGAATCTACGAAAAATGCGGGGACGAGCGCTTTTATTATTAAGAACTACCTGAGGGCACAACAGCTGCAGCAGCTGTAACTGTAACTTGGAGGGTCGTTGCCTAAAAAGACACTATTGGGCAACACTAAGCAAAGTCATatcggaaaaaaaatattatttaagAGTTGTTTGGCAGTTTCTTTGGCGGGAACTGCAGATTACTGGGGAAGGAAATGGAGATCCTAGGTTTATTTTTTCCACTTGCACCCAAACCTTTGCTTCGTTATGTGAATGTAACGTCACGGTTTTCAAAGTTTTTTATATTTAACTGTTGGATATTGGGCGAGGGAAAGTTATCTGTGCTAGCTAAGTTCAGTCGCTGGTACCATACGAATATCAATGCAAGCCTTCCTTGTGGGTGCACAATTAGTTTATGGCAAGACAGTTCATAAACAACAACGCTGGTTGGAGTAGGCGCCCAAAGGTTAAGGTGGCGTCCCTCCGTATCTTATCATTTGCGACCCCTTTGTTCTTGGTGACAAGACATCCATCGGAACTATCTCCACGTGCAGTATGAGACGGAGCTCTCGCCCCGGGGCTTCTATGTAAATACATGGGAAATGAGAAATCGACTTTCTCGCTAAGCACTCCACCAAATTTCACGAGATTTGTTGCGTGTAAACGAAAAAGAGTTATAGTCTGCAGTGACTCTTgcaagcggattttttttttatttaggcagtAATAGTTCAACAAAAATTTGTTTAATATTGCAAACTTTCAGAAAATGACACTGTCAAGTTTGAATCTCCAACTCAGCGATGAATACTGATATAACAactctgtaaattgcatctagcGGTACATATAAAGCAGAGAAATTTGATTTATGACACATGGCTTTTAATAACACCAATATTATATCAGTGGACGTTTGCGACACACTTCTAAACGTTGTGAAAGAATCACGTAACATTAACTAGTACATCAAATTTGCGCGCTTTAAATTTATTTAGCGGATACAGTTTATACATCTACAATATTTGGTTTCGTTGCAAAGTTACGTATTCGTAAGCTTCTAACTTATGTAAAAACATTGATGTTCTAAGTCAACATTCCGCTGCCCGCAGTGACTCCAATATAACTTTCTTTCTGAAttgcaagtaataataataataataataataataataataatctaataACATTAGCCTAGACGTTACCTCAgaaaaaacatttttgcataTTACAATGTTTCAATGGGTGGCATTAGAGTAGAGACCACGCTAAAGTTAGGCTGCTTCTTAAAGGCACAATAACAGGAGGTCCGGCATAACTcgtctcacgatgaatgtcgacggtaatgcgattagcactgacgCAATGCGGCGATCCACTGTATTGCCGCCGCAGAGACGCGTAGCGTTTGAGACGTGGCTGTGTGCGTATTCATAACCTTGCGCTTCCGACTGAACACGCTGCGTCATTCAGTGACgacgccgcgaagtccgcgcttGTGATGGTTGTCTGAATGTACATTCAGACAACTTTAATTTATATAGATTTATTGCCGATTCATTTtagtttttattttcctttcatttatttccGCCAAGGAATTCACTAAACATACATAAATTATTCTTGCAGCCTACAACCTTCGCGGCTAATGGTGGATCCATTTAGCGAAACGCGTACTTTTTATTTGCAGCAACCTAATATACGGCGCATAACAAAACCTATAAAAATACCAATAACTGGACATTAAGCTCGTAATTTCTTGTCAAATATACTTATTTAAATATTGAATGAGAACCTCGTCATTGCTGGTTtacccagtggctatggtgttcggctgctgagcacgaggtcgcggcaacgaatcccggccacggcagccgcatttcgatggaggcgaaaacggccatgtacttatatttaggagcacgttaaagaatcccaggtggtgaaaatttccggagtcctcaaacacggcgtgcctcataatcagaaagtggttttggcacgtaaagccccatatttttttttcgtgattgcTGGTAAAAAGCGATCAGCTTTAACATTATACGGCATATAATTTCAAATGTTGGTCCAATTAAATTTCAATGATCTCTTCCCATAAAGATGTTTACAAGAAGGCAGGTTAATGTGATTGTTAGCGTATGCTCTCGTATTCTATGTAGGTAATGTAAATATGCTTAATGGTTCGCCTTTTTAGCTAACACTCCATCAATGACTTGGACGATTCCACTCAAGCCGCGCAGAAATTTTAAATAATTCTTCTGTCATAGCCATAGTGCCATAGTGAGCTGTCCGAGAGGGCCAATGAAAGCGGCCAATTCCAAGAGGTGCATAAACAGTGCATAAAGCGGGCGTAAGAaacgttcactgaagagcggcagcCATCTAATGggacaagttggcatcaaagaggtccGTTGAAAAGAGATGCATAACTAATAGAACATACTGATTTTGAATActgatgtcggcgtgaaagaggttccttAAAGAGCGGCGCATGAAGCCAAGGGCTGCACAGTAGCATGGGCTGCATAGAGCCACGGGCTGCACAGTAAGTCAGGTTGGCGCGAAAATGTTAGGAAATTAGACACTTAACCCTCGGAAAGTACGTGAAATACCTTAAAAGTGCCAATCGCATTAAAGCTGGCCACACATACACCATTTAGGGACGATTTCTGACTTTAGTGACATCAGACATCAATCTTAGGGTGGTTGGGTAACTGCTCCTGATATGTTTTATAAAATGATTAATAGAAACGGCGGAACATACCCCTGGTACATACCCGGTGACCAAAGCTGGCATCACAGATGTTTATTGACGAGCTGCACGCATACAGTGACAAATGCACtttgacccaagttggcatcagagaGGTTCAACGAAAAGCGGGACATATCCAAAAGGTCCGGAAGTGGGTAGAAACCCGGTTCCCTCTGAACAGCAGCCCAATTCTCGTCCCATTAGACAGTGGACTACCGAGGGACACAACTGGGCCGGAAAGATGTTAGGCGTGGACAAACGTAGGGACAAACCGCAAACTAGATGAAGCTCCAAAGTAATGCTAACACCATTCGGAGCTAGATAAGTCTCAAGAACCAAACGCGGCTGGCATCGCCATACTAATGTTCTGACACCAGCTCGCCTTCTAGACGTGAATATGTACGGCTCCTGCTTGGGCCTAAATAATTCTTTATTGGTAAAAATGATATGCATTACATTTAAGTGAACAAAAGACCGAATTTAACAAGATTCGAGAGCTTTCACTCCACCACTACGGAGACTCCAGTATGCGGAACGCCACTAacattcatgacgtcacagttAGGTAACGACGCGGGTGTTTCAAAGTGAAATTTCAAAAGCAATGTACATGCCAGTATATATTTGTTTTGGGTTTCCATTTATACAAGGCCCTTTTAACGAAATATCCCTCTATTGTGTCTCGTTAGGTGCAAATGAGCAATTTATGGTTCACACAGCTAACGAAGTGTATGCTGTGACCACAAACGCGTCTCCTCGCCTATGTTATCGCGGTGTCGTTGTCAGCGACACATGGCAGAATCTGACATATCGAACAGCCGATGCTTATGATATCGTAATATTCCACCATTTCTCGCCCTTTTCAAATTTTTTGAGCTTTACTCAACACTTTTTACCCAGATGCGAGCACGCCAAAGGCCCGCCCCTTCTCGCCGCCCTCTCTCTTTGCTGTATTGATCCGTGCCCTTTCTCTTCCCTCGCAGTGCACGCCACGGGACAGCGACATGGACAGGAAGTGTCTCGGCAACCTGAACTGCTGGGTCTGCAGCTTTCTATGTTTCGTGGCCGGATGCGCGCTGGTCACGGGAATCCTCGTCTCCTACCTCTTCGCGGGTGCGCTCGGCAAGTCCAGTCGACAGGAGTACCTCGGAAGCCTCGACTGCCGCGACTGCTTCTCGACCGGAGGGCTGCTCGTCGAAACGCTCAACGTTAGCGCGGATCCGTGCCATGACTTCAAGgcgttcgtgacgtcacgctggcTGCCGGACCCACACAGCGACGCGACTGAGTACTGGAAATGCAAGTGGGACGTCAAGTACATATGGATGCGCTCGTCGGCCAAACAGATTAGCGGCCCGCACTACGCCTCGCCGCCGGAGAGCATAGTGGCGTCGTCCTTCAGGTCCTGCGAAAGCCGGTCCGCCGAGAACGCGCTCGAGACTCGCGCCATGTTCAAGATGCTGTTGCGAATCCTCAACATTCCATGGCCCGAAGTGCCCACAGGAAACGCTGACCCGTTCGACGTCCATTTCAGCCTCTGCGTTCGTTGGAACATCCCCTTGTGGTTCGATGTCAGGCTCCTTCCAAAAGACGCGCTCAAAACCAGACGTGCGGTCTACATCGGTCCGAGCGTGTACGCAAAGTTCTGGGGCAGCCAGTACAGGTCCATGAGAAGCGAAGCCGAGATACGCCAGTACATCGGCCAGTACCTCTTCTACTTCAACGAGGACTACGGGGAAAACGCGTCGCAGATCATCGACTCCTACTTGACGTTCAACTTCACACGAAACGTGACGTTCATGCTGGAGGCCCTTCACAAAAACGCCGGCCCCGAGTTCCACACCTTCGAGTCGCTGGCGAAGGCCTTCGGTCAGCCTCCCGATCACTTTATAAACCTAATGAACGAGTATTTTCGACCTGCAAAAGCCCTCGGGCCAGGTGATgcggccatcgtccagaaaagagGCACCAGCGAAGCCGTACGCTACATCACGGCCAACCACGACTCCGCACTTCTCCGCAGTCACATGGGCTGGTGGGTGCTCCAGATATACGCACCGATCGCGGACGCCCGCTTTTTCGTCCAAAAGTACGGCACGAAAGAACTGGCCGACCTTATCAGACCGCTATTCTGCGAGACTCAGATGGAGAGTTCCTTCAAGATCCTGCTCTTCTCCAAGCACGTCGCCCTCAACTTTCCCCAACAAGTCAGGCAGCAAGTCGACGAAATTTTCCGCAACGTTCGCGAAGAGACAGCCGCCCTGTTCGAGAAGTCGGGCTCGCTCGCCGGCAAGAACGTCGGACACAAGCTGCCAAGTATGAACATCAACTTAAGGCCGAAGCCCGAGTACCGCTCTCGGGAGAAACTTCCGCGCATCTATGCCTCGCACTACACGAGCAAGGCGACGTCGCTAGACCACTGGATCACTGAGCGTCGAGCCAACGCGAAGC
The sequence above is a segment of the Dermacentor variabilis isolate Ectoservices chromosome 7, ASM5094787v1, whole genome shotgun sequence genome. Coding sequences within it:
- the LOC142588837 gene encoding endothelin-converting enzyme 1-like: MRPEHHRISAMPCTPRDSDMDRKCLGNLNCWVCSFLCFVAGCALVTGILVSYLFAGALGKSSRQEYLGSLDCRDCFSTGGLLVETLNVSADPCHDFKAFVTSRWLPDPHSDATEYWKCKWDVKYIWMRSSAKQISGPHYASPPESIVASSFRSCESRSAENALETRAMFKMLLRILNIPWPEVPTGNADPFDVHFSLCVRWNIPLWFDVRLLPKDALKTRRAVYIGPSVYAKFWGSQYRSMRSEAEIRQYIGQYLFYFNEDYGENASQIIDSYLTFNFTRNVTFMLEALHKNAGPEFHTFESLAKAFGQPPDHFINLMNEYFRPAKALGPGDAAIVQKRGTSEAVRYITANHDSALLRSHMGWWVLQIYAPIADARFFVQKYGTKELADLIRPLFCETQMESSFKILLFSKHVALNFPQQVRQQVDEIFRNVREETAALFEKSGSLAGKNVGHKLPSMNINLRPKPEYRSREKLPRIYASHYTSKATSLDHWITERRANAKLIGSDAYFEDKRLPHSFSKEPIYYDSLLNEATVSMLLAREPFFNLDGDVAVNYGGLGAAFSSVLLAGALEIEAADPAITLEEVAANESIPTPHKAASMSRPRGPLPESAAPGFLPAFRVFQAHQEHLANDQTFSPEMMFFISYCHSQSRVRISFDCNAALRGTASFVSAFHCNKGSSMNP